A genomic segment from Bacillus cereus G9842 encodes:
- a CDS encoding proline--tRNA ligase, which produces MKQSMVFSPTLREVPADAEIKSHQLLLRAGFMRQNASGIYSFLPFGLKVLHKVERIVREEMERAGAVELLMPAMQAAELWQESGRWYSYGSELMRMKDRNAREFALGATHEEVITDLVRDEIKSYKKLPLTLYQIQTKFRDEQRPRFGLLRGREFLMKDAYSFHATQESLDEVYDRLYKAYSNIFARCGLNFRAVIADSGAMGGKDTHEFMVLSDVGEDTIAYSDTSDYAANIEMAPVVATYTKSDEAEMALEKVATPDQKAIEEVSAFLNIEADKCIKSMVFKVDEKLVVVLVRGDHEVNDVKVKNVYGASVVELASHEEVKELLNCEVGSLGPIGVTGDIEIIADHAVASIVNGCSGANEEGFHYVNVNPERDFKVSQYTDLRFIQEGDQSPDGNGTILFARGIEVGHVFKLGTRYSEAMNATFLDENGKTQPLIMGCYGIGVSRTVAAIAEQFNDENGLVWPKAVAPFHVHVIPVNMKSDAQREMGENIYNSLQEKGYEVLLDDRAERAGVKFADADLFGLPVRVTVGKKADEGIVEVKVRATGESEEVKVEELQTYIANILK; this is translated from the coding sequence ATGAAACAAAGTATGGTATTCAGTCCTACATTACGTGAAGTTCCAGCTGATGCTGAAATTAAGAGTCATCAATTATTACTTCGCGCAGGTTTTATGCGTCAAAATGCTTCTGGTATTTATAGTTTTCTACCATTTGGGTTAAAAGTATTACACAAAGTAGAACGTATCGTTCGAGAAGAAATGGAGCGCGCAGGAGCTGTGGAATTATTGATGCCAGCTATGCAAGCTGCAGAATTATGGCAAGAATCAGGTCGTTGGTATTCTTACGGATCTGAATTAATGCGTATGAAAGATCGTAACGCTCGTGAGTTTGCTTTAGGAGCGACGCATGAAGAAGTAATTACTGATCTTGTACGTGATGAAATAAAATCATATAAAAAATTACCGTTAACATTATATCAAATTCAAACGAAATTCCGCGATGAACAAAGACCTCGTTTCGGTTTATTACGTGGAAGAGAGTTTCTAATGAAAGATGCATACTCTTTCCATGCTACACAAGAGAGCTTAGATGAAGTATACGATCGCTTATACAAAGCATATTCTAACATTTTTGCTCGTTGTGGTTTGAACTTCCGTGCAGTTATTGCTGATTCTGGAGCAATGGGCGGAAAAGATACACATGAATTCATGGTATTATCTGATGTTGGTGAAGATACAATTGCATACTCTGATACATCTGATTATGCAGCGAACATTGAAATGGCTCCTGTTGTAGCTACGTATACGAAGAGTGACGAAGCGGAAATGGCACTTGAAAAGGTTGCAACGCCAGATCAAAAAGCGATTGAAGAAGTATCTGCATTCTTAAACATTGAAGCTGACAAGTGTATTAAGTCTATGGTATTTAAAGTAGATGAGAAATTAGTAGTTGTACTTGTTCGTGGTGATCACGAAGTAAACGATGTAAAAGTGAAAAATGTATACGGCGCTTCAGTTGTTGAGCTTGCTTCTCATGAGGAAGTAAAAGAATTATTAAATTGTGAAGTTGGTTCATTAGGACCGATTGGTGTAACAGGTGATATCGAAATTATCGCTGACCATGCTGTAGCATCAATTGTCAACGGATGTTCAGGAGCGAACGAAGAAGGATTCCATTATGTAAATGTAAATCCAGAACGTGACTTTAAAGTAAGTCAGTATACAGATTTACGCTTTATTCAAGAAGGAGACCAATCTCCAGACGGAAACGGAACAATTCTTTTTGCACGTGGAATTGAAGTTGGTCATGTATTCAAATTAGGAACTCGTTATAGTGAAGCAATGAACGCAACATTCCTAGATGAAAATGGGAAAACACAACCACTTATTATGGGTTGTTACGGTATCGGTGTATCTCGTACAGTGGCAGCAATTGCAGAGCAGTTTAATGATGAGAACGGCTTAGTTTGGCCGAAAGCTGTAGCACCGTTCCATGTGCATGTAATTCCAGTAAATATGAAATCTGATGCACAACGTGAAATGGGTGAAAACATCTACAACTCATTACAAGAAAAAGGCTATGAAGTGTTATTAGACGATCGTGCAGAACGTGCAGGTGTTAAATTTGCAGATGCAGATTTATTCGGCCTTCCAGTTCGTGTTACAGTTGGTAAAAAAGCAGACGAAGGTATTGTAGAAGTGAAAGTACGTGCTACAGGTGAGTCTGAAGAAGTAAAAGTAGAAGAACTTCAAACATATATTGCAAATATTTTAAAATAA